CGCAGCCTTTCGGTGAGCACGCGGCAGTCGCGCAGGCAGGTTCGGGCGATCAACCCGATGTCGGACGTCGGGTCGCAGGCGACGCGCACCGACAGATCGTCGGGGATCGGCGCCGAGCGCAACAACGGGGAGTCGTGGCCGCCGGCGAGTCGGTGGGCGCGCAGTCCGGCCGGGCCGAAGCGGGCGTGCACCTGTTCGCGGGGGAGTTCGGCAAAGCTGCCGAGGTGGCGAATTCCCATGCTGCGCAAAGTCTTTGCCAGCTCTGGTTGCTCGACATAGGTGGCGACCGCATCGACCGGAAGGGTGCGCAGGAACTGCGCCGTCTGTTGGGGTGACAGGTTGAGGTAGGGGCGTCCGCCTGACGTCGCGTAGGCCGCCTGCTCGGCGGCGAAGAGTCCGTCGGCGATCGCCATACGGACATCGGCCACCTGCGCGTCACCCAACTGGTCGAACAGCGCCTCTGCGACGGCGTCTTCGCCGCCGTAGAAGCGGGCGGCGCCGGTGATGCGCAGTGCGGCCGTGCCCGGCCGGCTCGCGTGGACATGGGGTACGACCTTCTCGATCGCGCGCAGCACCGGTGCGAAGTGGCGTTCGTCGACCTCGGGGTCGTGCGGCAGCACCACCAGGTCGGGGCAGCGCACCTGTGCTTCGCGAATGCGGAGACCGGGCGTCACGGCCTCGTCGGCGGCGGCCGGGGAGACGGCGACCACTCGTCCTGCACGGGTGAGTGCGAGCAGCGCCGGGGTCTTGCTGCCGAGCGTTCTGCCGACTGCCTCGATCGACCAGTTCGGGCACCACGCGACCAGCGCCCGGGCAGGGCGGGAGCTGAGCGGGAGAGGTGCGGCCACTGTTCAATGATCGAACATGTGTACGAACAAATCAAGACGGTGGTGGTGGCCAGTGCAGGGTCGTGCTGCGGCGCCGGTGGCCGACCTCGCGGGTGATCGTGAGTTCTCGCCCACGCAGATGTCCGCCGCCGCGCTCGAGTCCGATCCAGCGGTCCTCGGTGACCCGCAGCGTGCTCGCGGCCTGCGGCCAGTCTCCGGCGACCAGGAGGGTGGCGCCGCGATGGCGAAGGCGTGCCTGCAGCCTGTTGCGCTGCGATGGTGGGAGGGTCGGCGGCGGGCAGGCGAGGATGATGTCGATCGCCTCGGCAAGGGCGGAGACCGTGTCGAGCCACCGCTCGGCGGTGACCTGCGGGACGAGCACCAGGCGATCGAGGTCGACCCCCCAGGAGCTCATGTTCTCGATTCCGAGATCGGGTAATCCGACTGTGGCGCACCAGTTTCCAGCCGTCGATGCTCCGGACATCAGTGCGATGCCGAGCGTGGTCGAGCCGATGAAGGCATGGACGCTGCCGCGCCGCAGCCCGGGGGCGAGCAGGTCGCGCAGGGTCGGGTGGGAGGGCAGCGTGCTCGCGCGCGAGCCCGCGTCGGCGAGCTCGCGCAGGCCGGCGAGCTTTTCCTCGAGTGCGACGTCTGGAGCGAGTGCCGTCATTCACCCAGAATCGAACAAACGTTCGATGATTGCAAGTGCGGTCGATCGGATCGTCGGCCTCGATGCACGCGCCTCGATGACGCGGCTTCGACCCCGAGCATCCACGTCGGCCGACCTGCGGCAGGATCGACTCATGGCTGAACGGGAAGTACTGACTTACGACGATTTCGGACGCGCGGTGCGCGAGGTGGCCCAGAAAGTCGTCGACTCGGGCTTCGAGCCCGACATCGTGTTGTCGATCGCGCGCGGCGGACTGCCCTTCGGCGGCGCCCTCGGTTACGCGCTCGACCTGAAGAACGTCTCGGTGGTGAACGTGGAGTTCTACACCGACGTCGACGAACGCCTCGACGTGCCGATCATGCTGCCGCCCACTCCCGCCGCGGTCGATCTGTCCGGGATGAAGGTGTTGGTGGTCGACGACGTCGCCGACACCGGCAAGACCCTGAAGTTGGTGCAGGAGTTCCTGGCCGACCATGTCGCCGAGTCGAAGATCGCGTGCATCTACGAGAAGTCGCGCACGATCGTCAACTGCGACTACGTCTGGAAGTACACCGACCAGTGGATCGACTTCCCGTGGTCGAGCCTGCCGCCGATCACCCGCGCACAGACGTCCGGCGAGATCGCCTGATCCACACGCGAAAGAAGCCGCCCGGTTGCCCGGGCGGCTTCTTTCATACGTGCGTGCTCAGGCCTCGGTCGAGCGGGCCGGGCGCTGGGCGAGCTCGTCGTCGAGACGCAGCAGGCCGGGACCGTCGTCGTTGATCAGCTTGACGCGTCCGACGATCTCGCTGACCGTCGCTTCCTCTTCGATCTGCTCCTCCAGGAACCAGTTCAGCAGCGGACGGGCGTCGAGGTCGCCTTCCTTCTCGGCCGCACGGAACAGTTCGCGGATCGCCTCGGACACGCGCTGCTCGTGGGCGTAAGCCGCTTCGAACGCGTCGAGCACCGATGTCACCATCACCGTCGGGGCCGGGATCGAGCCGATGACCGCCTTGTTGTCACGGTCGGCCACGTGGTCGATGAACTTGTTCGCGTGGACGATCTCCTCGTCGGCCTGGTGGCGCAACCACGCCGCCATGCCCGGGAGGTCCATCTCGTCCATCGTGATGGCCAGCTGCCGGTAGACGAGGGACGCCTCGAACTCAAGGGTGATCTGTGTGTTGAAGGCCTTCTCCAGGGCTGCGCTCATCTTCATGTTTCGACTTTAGACCGATTCGCCCGCGCTCACACCCCAGGAGTGGCTTGCCTCAGCAACCCTCCGGACGCCGAGAACGGGTCGACCGGAATGCCCGGTCGACCCGTCCGCTGTGGCTTTCGGCCCGTGGCCGATCACCAGTGGTTGTACACGTCGACGACCAGCCGTTGCCCGCCGTCGGTGTTGTTGAGCAGGGACACCCGCATCGGCAGCCGGCTGCGCACCCCCACCAGGAACTGCGTCTGGCCCTCGAACGAGGCGCCGTAGGCGATCTGGCGGAAGTTGTTGAAACCGCTGACGTTGCGGACCTCCATCCGGTTGGCCGGACGGAAGGTCGAGGTGCCGTTGTTGGTGTAGGCCGGCGACTTCGCGACGACCTGCAGCACGGCGTTGCCGCGCAGCCGCAGCACCTGCCCGCTCGGGTCGACGACCGCCGACGAGACGTACCGGACGTCGTATCCGGTGTTCCTGCTGCCACGCGAGAGGTCGATGACCAACCGGTCGTAGCAGGTGTGCTTGCCGACCCGGAGGTTCTGCACGGTGCGCGTGCTCATCGGCGAGTAGGTCTTCGCCGACGAGCCCCAGTAGACCGTGGAGCAGGTGGCCGCCTGCGCGGAGTCGCCGTTCAGCGGCGCGAACGCGATGCCCGCCGCCAAGGTCGCCGCCGCTGTGGCGAGACCTAGTTGCTTCTTCATGATTGTCCCCCTCTGAACCAAGCGGCGAAAATCTCGTCGCTGAGTCAAGGATGCGCCGGTGGTCGGCGGATGGGAATGGATACATCTGCCCTGTCGGAAGCCTGCCAATTGGCCTCGTACAGACTGTCGCCGCCCGTCACAGGACGGATGCAGCCGCCGAGCCGCTGTGGGTCATTCGGACGGTGGAAGGATGTCGATCTGGGCCGGCAGGTTCGCGACCCCGACCGGGCAGGTGAGCCCATTGGGCCCGTGGTTGCAGTAGCCCATCGGGTTCTTGTGGAGGTACTGCTGGTGGTAGCCCTCGGCGTAGTAGAACGGACCGGCGTCGTCAGCCGATCGCAACTCGGTGGTCGGCTCGCCGTAACCGTTGCTGCGCAACTCGTTCGCGAACAGATCACGGGTGCGCTCCGCCGACTCCTGCTGCTCGGGGGTGGTCCAGTAGATCGCCGAGCGGTACTGCGTGCCGACGTCATTGCCCTGGCGGTTCGCCGTGGTCGGGTCGTGGTTCTCCCAGAACGCCTTGAGCAGCAGGTCGGGCGCGGTGCGGGTCGGGTCGTAGGCGACGAGGACGGCCTCGGCGTGACCGGTGCGGCCGGTGCAGGTCTCCTCGTACGTCGGGTTGGGTGTGTAACCACCCATGTAACCGACGGCGGTCGTCACCACACCGGGCAGCTTCCAGAAGATGCGTTCCGAACCCCAGAAACATCCCATCGCGACGTAGAGCACCTGGGTGCCCTCGGGCCAGGGGCCGTGCATCGAGGTGCCGAGCAGCTCGTGGGTGTCGGGAATGCCGGGCAGCGGTTGCTCGCGCCCGGGCAGCGCGTCGGTGGGGGAGACCATCTCGGGGGTGCGTCCGAATCCGAAGACCATGTCCTGCACAACGTCCGCGCGGCCGGGAACCTTCCCGAAACGAAATGCGGTTGAAGCGGTCGAGAGCGAGCCGAAAGGATCGGGTGCATGACCTTCGACATCATCCCCATTGATCCGCTCGTCGACGAAGACCTCGCAACGCAGTGGATCGAGGTGCAGAAGCGCAGCGGCGAGGCCGACTGGGGCGACGACCACTGCGCGTGGGCGCTGGCGGAGATCCAGGGACGGCGCCGGGGCACGGGCTACTCCTTCGTCGACCTCGCTGCGGTGCAGGGTGATTCGGTGATCGGGATGGCCGCGGTGGCGATGCCGTTGCTCGACAACACCCACCTCGCGCTGCTGATGCTGCACGTCGACCCGGATCACCGAGGGCAAGGCGTCGGGACGGCGCTCGCGGACGCCGCCCTCGGCCACATTCGCGAACGCGGGCGCACCGTCGTGCAGGCCGACACCGAAACTCCCGCTGCCGCAAAGGAACCGGCGGGTCCGAGGTTCGCGATGAAGTGCGGTGCGAAATGTGCCCAGACCGTTTTCCGCAGCGACATGACCCTCCCTGCCGACCGCGACCTGCTCCGACGCTTCGCCGCGGGCGAGGGGGTCGAGGATGCCGCGGCGTTCCGCATCGATTGGCGCCTCGACGAGATCCCGGACGAGTGGCTGCCCGGGCTGGCCGTGCTGGAGCAGCGGATGAGCACCGACGCACCGCAGGGTGACATGACGGTCGAAGAAGAGGACTGGACCGCCGACCGGGTGCAGGAGAACCTCGACTGGGCGCGCAACGCCGGACGGCGGATCGTGCAGGCCGTGGCCTTCGAGGGTGAGGCGCTGGTCGGCTTCACCCAGATCGAGGTGTCCGCGAACTCGCCGACGCTCGGCTACCAGCAGGACACCCTCGTGTTGCGCGAGGCGCGCGGCAACGGCCTCGGCCTGCGGCTCAAGGCCACCGCGGCGCTCGCGCTGATGGACGAGTTGCCTCAGGTCACGACGGTGCGCACCTGGAACGCCCACGACAATCGCCACATGCTCGCGGTGAACGCCGACCTCGGCTACGTGCGCACCGGCGTCCTCCAGGTGTGGGAGAAGACGCTCGGCTGAGCCGCCCCGTCACGCCACCCCCTCCGCCCACCGGAGGGAGGTGCAGCGTTCGCGGGGGAGTGGAGCGTTTCGGTCGGGCGCGCCGAAGTCGATAACCTTGCCCGGTGCTGACCGTTCAAGAAGCCCTGCTCACCCTGCAGAAGTTCTGGACCGACCGTGGCTGCATGGTCGTCCAGCCCTACAACACCGAAGTGGGCGCCGGAACCATGAACCCGGCCACGGTGATGCGGGTGCTCGGTCCCGAGCCGTGGCGGGTGGCCTACGTCGAGCCGTCCGTGCGCCCTGACGACAGCCGGTACGGCGAGAACCCCAACCGGTTGCAGACGCACACCCAGTTCCAGGTGATCCTCAAGCCCGACCCGGGCAACCCGCAGGAGCTCTACCTGGAGTCGCTGCGTGCCCTGGGCATCGACCTCGACGCCCACGACGTGCGCTTCGTCGAGGACAACTGGCAGCAGCCGGCCATCGGCGCCTGGGGTCTGGGCTGGGAGGTGTGGCTGGACGGCATGGAGGTCACCCAGTTCACCTACTTCCAGCAGGTCGTCGGCCAGAACCTCGAGCCGATCAGCGTCGAGCTGACCTACGGCATCGAGCGCATCATGATGGCGCTGCAAGGCGTGAGCCACTTCAAGGACATGCAGTACGCCCCGGGCATCAGCTACGGCGAGGTGTTCGGCCAGAACGAGTTCGAGATGTCGAAGTACTACCTCGACACCGCCGACGTGCAGACCAATCGCGACCTGTTCGAGCGCTACACCGCCGAGGCCGGCAAGCTCATCGAGGCCCGGCTGCCCGTGCCCGCCTGGACATACGTGCTCAAGAGTTCGCACGCGTTCAACGTGCTCGACAGCCGCGGCGCCGTCTCGACCACCGAGCGCGCCCGCTCCTTCTCGCTGATGCGCAAGCTCGCCCGCGAGGCCGGCGCCCTGTGGACCGACCGCCGCGCCGAACTCGGCCACCCGTTGCTGAAGGGTGAGGCCCCGCAGATGGTCATCGGCCAGGCAGTGATGCCGCCGAGCGAGGGCGAGACGTCGGCGGCGAAGGTCAGCTCCGACCAGCCGCAGACCTTCGCGTTCGAGGTCGGCGTCGAGGAACTCCCGCCGCACGTCGTCGGCCAGGCGATCGAGCAGGTGCGCACCGGTGTCACCGACGGTCTTGCAGCCTCCCGCCTGGAGTACGGCGACATCACCGTCGTCGGCACCCCGCGCCGCATCGTCGCCACCGTCGCCTCGGTGTCGGCGCACGAGCCCGACGCCGAGACCCTGCGCAAGGGCCCGAAGGTCGCCGCCGCGTTCGACGCGGACGGCAACCCGACCAAGGCCTGCGAGGGCTTCGCGCGTGGCCAGAAGGTCGACGTCGCCGACCTGGTGCGCGCGGAGTTCGACGGTGCCGAGCACGTCGCGGTGAAGGTGCAGCAGCCCGGACGCGACGTGCTGGGGGTGCTGGGCGGCATCGTCGAGGCGGTGGTCGGCTCGCTGCGCGCCGACAAGAACATGCGCTGGGCCGACCCGGAGCTCACCTACAGCCGTCCGGTGCGTTGGCTCGTCGCGCTGTGGGGCGCCGACCTGGTGCCCGCACAGATCTCGCAGCTGCGCACCGGCCGCACCACCTACGTGCACCGCACCGACCCCAATGCGTTGGTGCCGGTCGCGTCGGCCGACGAACTCACCGCGCTGCTGGGCGACAAGGGCATCGTGCTCGACCCGGAGGCCCGGCGTGCGTCGGTCGTCGAGCAGGCCACCCGGCTTGCTGAATCTGTCGGCGGAACAGTCGATTTCGAGGCGGAGTCGGCGCTCGTCGACGAGATAACCAACCTGGTCGAGCAGCCCCACGGCATCCTCGGTGGGTTCGAGGAGCGCTACCTGCGGGTGCCCGAGCAGATCCTCACCACCGTCATGCGCAAGCACCAGCGCTACCTGCCGGTGCGGGACGCGTCGGGCGCCCTGATGCCGTACTTCATCACGATGGCGAACGGCGACTGCGACGACGACGTGGTGCGCGGCGGTAACGAGTCGGTGCTGCGGGCCCGCTACGAAGACGCGGCGTTCTTCTACGACGCCGACCTGCAGGTCGACCTCACCGAACTGCGCGCGGGCATCTCCAAGCTCACCTTCGAAGACCGCCTCGGCTCGATGGCCGACCGTTCCGACCGCATCAAGGACGTCGCGGCGGCGCTCGCCGAGACGATCGACCTGGACGCCTCGGGCCGCGAAACGCTTTCCCGGGCAGGCGAACTCGCGAAGTTCGACCTTTCGTCGCAGATGGTCGTCGAGCTGTCGTCGCTCGCCGGCTTCATGGCCAAGGAGTACGCCGCGAAGGCAGGGGAGACCCCCGAGGTCGCCTCCGCGCTGTGGGAGATGGAGTTGCCGCGCACCACCGGCGGCCCGCTGCCCACCTCGGTGCCGGGAGCGTTGCTGGCGCTCGCCGACCGGTTCGACCTGCTCACCGCCATGTTCGCGATCGGCGCCAAGCCGACCGGATCGTCCGACCCGTTCGCGTTGCGTCGTGCGGCACTCGGTGTTGCGAGCATCCTGCGCGGAGTCGACGGCGTCGGTGCGATCACGATCAGCGCCGGCCTCGCTGCCGCGGCTGCCCGTCTGCGCACCCAGGGTGTCGACGTCAGTGACGAATCGGTCGCTGCAGCACAGGAATTCGTCGAAGGACGCTTCCACCAGCAGTTGCGCGACGAGGGCATCTCGGCCGGGTTGGTCGACGCCGTTGCACCGCTCGCGGACGCCCCCGGCAAGGCGGAGCTCGCGCTCAAGGACATCGAGGCCGTGCGTGCGACCGACGGGTTCGCGCCCCTGGTCGAGGTGACCCAGCGCATCACCCGGATCGTGCCGGCCGGCACCACCGGTGCCTACGACCGGTCCGTGCTCGTCGAGGACACCGAGAAGGCGCTCGCCGACCGGGTCGACGCCCTGCCCGACCACGCGGGCGACGGCCTCGTCGATTGGCTCGCCGATGCGAAGGCGATCGTCGACCCGGCGAACACCTTCTTCGACGAGATCCTGGTGATGGCCGACGACGAGGCGCTCAAGGCCGCCCGCCTCGGCCTGCTGCAGACGATCGTCGACCGTGCGCCGAAGGGCATCGACTGGAAGGCGCTGCACGCGGCGCTGTGAGACGCGCCGGACGCAAGAACAGCGGGCGGCCCCGAACGGGCCGCCCGCCTTTTGTTGCTCATGTGTCGATCACACGCCGGGGCCGCCCGAGCCGGAGCCGCCGAATGTGTTGTTCTGATACACCTTGTGCATGTGGGCCGACGCCAGCCGTGCGCCGTCACGGTCGCCGTCGATGCGGGGGCCCCTACGGAGGTTCTGACGCAGGTAGCCGCGGGACTTCCAGTTGCTGCCGGAGTTGACCCGGTCGTAGACGGCCGCGCCGATGAGGACGACGGCTATGACCGAAAGAACGATGATCCAGAACATGGTCTGACCCCCTTGCCGGAGGCGGGCCATTGCGGCCTGCCTGTGTCGGAATGACGCTACAGCGGGGCCGGATGGTTGTCACGAGTTCCGGTCGTAGGGTTGGGACCATGACCAACGAGCAGCACGGCTTCTCCACCCGCGCCATCCACGCCGGTTCGGAACCCGACCCCCGCACCGGCGCCGTCACCCCGGCGATCTACCAGACGTCCACCTACAAGCAGGACGGTGTGGGCGGCTTCCGCGAGGGGTACGAGTACTCCCGCTCCGCCAACCCGACCCGCACCGCGCTCGAGACCTGCCTCGCCGCGATCGAGGGCGGCTCGCGCGGCTTCGCGTTCGCCTCGGGGTTGGCCGCCGAGGACACCCTGATGCGGGCCGTGCTGCAGCCCGGTGACCACATGATCATCCCGACCGACGCATACGGCGGCACCTTCCGCCTCGTCGACAAGGTGGTCAAGCGGTGGGGCGTCGACTACTCGCTCGCCAAGGTGGGTCAGGCGGACGCGATCCGCGGCGAGATCCGTCCGGGCGTCACGAAGCTGATCTGGATCGAGACCCCCACCAACCCGTTGCTCGGCATCGCCGACATCGCGGCGGTGGCCCAGGTGGCGCACGAGGTCGGTGCGCTGCTGGTCGTCGACAACACCTTCGCCTCCTCCTACCTGCAGCAGCCCCTCGCGCTCGGCGCCGACGTCGTCATGCACTCCACCACGAAGTACGCGGGCGGTCACAGCGACGTCGTCGGCGGCGCGCTCGTCGTCGGTGAGGGTAAGGACGAACTCGCCGAAACCGTTGCGTTCCATCAGAACTCGCTCGGCGCGGTCGCCGGACCGATGGACTCGTGGCTGGTGCTGCGCGGTCTGAAGACCCTCGCCGTGCGGATGGAAGCCCACTGCAACAACGCCGAGAAGGTCGTCGAATACCTGCAGTCGCGCAAGGACGTCACCAACATCTACTACCCGGGTCTGGAGAGCCACCCGGGTCACGACATCGCCGCGAAGCAGATGAAGCGGTTCGGCGGCATGATCAGTTTCCAGCTCGACGGCGGGGAGCAGAATGCGGTCGACGCGATCGGTCGCACGAAGGTCTGGACCCTGGGCGAGTCGCTCGGCGGCGTCGAGTCGCTCATCGAGCACCCCGCCCGGATGACCCACGCCAGCGTGCGCGGCACCGAGCTCGAGGTGCCGGCCGACCTGATCCGACTCTCGGTGGGAATCGAGGACGTCGACGACCTGATCGCCGACCTCGACCAAGCGCTCCGCTGATGCTGTTCGTCGTGGCGGCCCTGCTCGCCGGGGCCGCCGCCTACCTGTTCGTCGCCGCCCGCCGCGACATCCTCGCGTGGGAGGAACACCGCCGACAGGTGCTGCTCGTCCGTCGTTGGGAACAGGCACGAGCAGGTCGCCCCTTCGACCAGGCCGCGCAGCCGCGCCCGGACGTCGACTCGCCGTACGCGACGGGACCCAACCCGCCGCCCCTGCCGGACCGGCCAGGTCAGACCCGGTACCTGTGGGGTGGATTGGTCGGCGCGTGCGCGCTCTTCGTGCTCGTGGCGGGCCTCGCGACCCACTTCGGATAGGCGAACCTTCAAGACTCGGTCAAGATCCTGACCGAGCGGGCTCGAGTTGTCGGTTGCGGCTGGCAGAGTGGGCAGCATGTCGCTAGCGGTTGAGGCAGATGGCCTGGTCAAACACTTCAAGGACGTGAAAGCGGTCGACGGTGTCTCGCTCGCCGTCCCGCAGGGGAGCGTCCTCGGGGTGCTCGGGCCGAACGGTGCCGGCAAGACGACCACCGTCCGCATGCTCACCACGTTGATCCCGATCGATGCCGGGCGGGCCACGGTCGCCGGGGCCGACGTCGCTCGCCAGGCGCAGGAGGTGCGCCGCAGGATCGGGGTGTCGGGGCAGTACGCCGCGGTCGACGAATACCTCACCGGCTACGAGAACCTCGAGATGGTCGGTCGGCTCTACCACCTCGGAAGGGCCGAGGCGAAGGCACGGGCCCGCGAGCTGCTCGCTCAGTTCCGGCTCGACGACGCCGCCGACCGTCCGGCCAAGACCTACTCCGGTGGTATGCGTCGCCGCCTCGACCTCGCCGGCTCGCTCGTTGCTCGACCTCCGGTGATCTTTCTGGACGAACCGACGACCGGGCTCGACCCGCGCAGCCGCGGTGACATGTGGGACGTGATCGTCTCGCTGGTCGCCGAGGGAACCTCGGTGTTGCTCACCACCCAGTACCTGGAAGAAGCCGACCGGCTGGCCGACAACATCATCGTCATCGACCACGGCCGGATCATCGCCGAGGGCACCGCCGACCAGCTCAAGGCCCAGGTCGGCGGTGAACGCCTCGAGATCACCGTCGCCGACCCGGCACGACTGCAGGACGCGGCCCGGCTGATGGCCGAGGTCGGACGCGGCGAACCGACCGTCGATGCGACCGCACGCCACGTGATCGTGCCGGTCGACGGTGGCACCCAGTCCCTGCTCGCGGTGGTGCGCCGATTCGACGAGCATTCGATCGCGGTGCAGGACATCGGAATTCGCAGACCGACATTGGACGACGCCTTCCTGTCGCTGACCGGCCGAGACACCCGAACAGAAGAAGCCAGTGACGAGTTGGAGCCCAGCACAAGATGAGTGAGTTCGTCAGCGACGCCGCGACCGTCGCCAAACGCAACCTGCTGAAGATTCGCCGGGTGCCCGATCTGCTGGTCTTCACGACCCTGCAACCGATCATGTTCGTGCTGCTGTTCGGGTACGTCTTCGGTTCGTTGGCCGGCTCCGGTGCCGCGGTGCAGGGCGGCTACCGCGAGTTCATGATGGCCGGCATCTTCACCCAGACGATCATCTTCGGGGCCACCATCACCGGTTACATGATGGCCGAGGACATGCAGAAGGGCGTGATCGATCGGTTCCGCACCCTGCCGATGCACCCGTCCGCCGTGCTGTTCGGTCGCACCGTCACCGACGTGCTGAACAACGTCCTGGTGTTGATCGTCATGTCGTTGACCGGCCTGCTCATCGGTTGGCGCATCCGGGGCAGTTTCCTGGACGCGGCCGTCGCCTACCTGCTGATGCTCGCCTTCGCCTTCGCCCTGTCCTGGGTCTTCGCCTACATCGGGTTGCGGGTTCGCTCACCCGAGGTGGTCAACAACGCCTCGTTCATGGTGATCTTCCCGGTGACCTTCATCGCGAACACCTTCGTGCCGAGCGAGAACATGCCGAGCGTGCTGAAGGCCTTCGCCGGATGGAACCCGGTCTCGACCATCACCCAGGCGGCCCGTGAGGGCTTCGGCAACCTGTACGCACTCAGCGGCGGGCAGGGGCACGCCGTCGTCGACGAGGCCACCCGGTACACCTGGGCGCTGCAGCACCCGGTGCTCTACACCGCGATCTGGGCGGTGCTGCTGCTCGTGATCTTCGTGCCGCTGTCGACCCGCGCCTATCAGAAGGCCGTGGCGAAGTAAGCCCACCGAGAACGAAAACCGCCGCCCCGATCGGGACGGCGGTTTTGTGTGTGCTGAGAGGAAACGAGCGGCTGGCGCTTGCGCAAAAGCCGGTGGTGGCACCTCGGTCACCACGCTGGAAGGCTTACGCAGAACGCCGAAGGAGCCTGCAGGCGTTATCCGTCGTAGGGCACGGCGTCGATGATCTTGACCTTGACGACCTTGCCGTTCGGGGTCTCGTACTCCGCCTCGTCGCCCTTGGCCTTGCCCAGCAGGGCGGCGCCGAGCGGGGACTTCTCGGAGTAGACGTCGAGGTCGGTGTCTCCGCCGATCTCGCGGTTGCCGAGCAGGAACTTCTCGGTCTCGCCGAACATCTCGACGGTGACGACCATGCCGGGCTCGACGATGCCGTCGTCGGCCGGCTTCTCGCCGACGACCGCGTTGCGCAGGAGAGCGTCGAGCTGGCGGATGCGGGCCTCCATCTTGCCCTGCTCCTCCTTGGCAGCGTGGTAGCCGCCGTTCTCCTTCAGGTCGCCCTCGAGTCGGGCCTCTTCGATGCGCTTGGCGATCTCGGTGCGGCCGGCGCCCACAAGGTGGTCGCGCTCGGCCTTGAGGCGGTCGAACGACTCCTGGGTCAGGAAGGTCGCCGAAGCGTCGGCAGTGCTGGTCACGGTCATCTCCCTCGTGGCGGGACGGTCCCACCATGCGTAGTTCAAAAACCGAGGTCTGGGCGGCTCGCTCTCGTCAGCGGGGCCCAGACCTGCGGAATGTGTGAAAGACCGATGTTACGCC
This genomic stretch from Calidifontibacter indicus harbors:
- a CDS encoding DNA polymerase Y family protein, with protein sequence MAAPLPLSSRPARALVAWCPNWSIEAVGRTLGSKTPALLALTRAGRVVAVSPAAADEAVTPGLRIREAQVRCPDLVVLPHDPEVDERHFAPVLRAIEKVVPHVHASRPGTAALRITGAARFYGGEDAVAEALFDQLGDAQVADVRMAIADGLFAAEQAAYATSGGRPYLNLSPQQTAQFLRTLPVDAVATYVEQPELAKTLRSMGIRHLGSFAELPREQVHARFGPAGLRAHRLAGGHDSPLLRSAPIPDDLSVRVACDPTSDIGLIARTCLRDCRVLTERLRRAGQVCHEIRVSIRAESGMVHERRWRHTWPFGASEMTERVRWQLEDLATEHSGSAHDFDGVTSVTIYAESPTAAGEHAQGLWGERPDEHIVHTVTGLQHELGHAGVCSASLVGGRLLHERQEVRPWGEAPPERSRLEQPWPGTLPGPAPATVFNRARPAEVCAPDGVPVTVDPRGNISGVPARWRPAHDRSPWRAITHWGGPWPVRQHWWQKPLQVNRFQVVDEAGEAWLLIVSAQGWWIEARYD
- a CDS encoding phosphoribosyltransferase: MAEREVLTYDDFGRAVREVAQKVVDSGFEPDIVLSIARGGLPFGGALGYALDLKNVSVVNVEFYTDVDERLDVPIMLPPTPAAVDLSGMKVLVVDDVADTGKTLKLVQEFLADHVAESKIACIYEKSRTIVNCDYVWKYTDQWIDFPWSSLPPITRAQTSGEIA
- a CDS encoding ferritin → MKMSAALEKAFNTQITLEFEASLVYRQLAITMDEMDLPGMAAWLRHQADEEIVHANKFIDHVADRDNKAVIGSIPAPTVMVTSVLDAFEAAYAHEQRVSEAIRELFRAAEKEGDLDARPLLNWFLEEQIEEEATVSEIVGRVKLINDDGPGLLRLDDELAQRPARSTEA
- a CDS encoding AMIN-like domain-containing (lipo)protein; amino-acid sequence: MKKQLGLATAAATLAAGIAFAPLNGDSAQAATCSTVYWGSSAKTYSPMSTRTVQNLRVGKHTCYDRLVIDLSRGSRNTGYDVRYVSSAVVDPSGQVLRLRGNAVLQVVAKSPAYTNNGTSTFRPANRMEVRNVSGFNNFRQIAYGASFEGQTQFLVGVRSRLPMRVSLLNNTDGGQRLVVDVYNHW
- the msrA gene encoding peptide-methionine (S)-S-oxide reductase MsrA; this encodes MVFGFGRTPEMVSPTDALPGREQPLPGIPDTHELLGTSMHGPWPEGTQVLYVAMGCFWGSERIFWKLPGVVTTAVGYMGGYTPNPTYEETCTGRTGHAEAVLVAYDPTRTAPDLLLKAFWENHDPTTANRQGNDVGTQYRSAIYWTTPEQQESAERTRDLFANELRSNGYGEPTTELRSADDAGPFYYAEGYHQQYLHKNPMGYCNHGPNGLTCPVGVANLPAQIDILPPSE
- a CDS encoding GNAT family N-acetyltransferase codes for the protein MTFDIIPIDPLVDEDLATQWIEVQKRSGEADWGDDHCAWALAEIQGRRRGTGYSFVDLAAVQGDSVIGMAAVAMPLLDNTHLALLMLHVDPDHRGQGVGTALADAALGHIRERGRTVVQADTETPAAAKEPAGPRFAMKCGAKCAQTVFRSDMTLPADRDLLRRFAAGEGVEDAAAFRIDWRLDEIPDEWLPGLAVLEQRMSTDAPQGDMTVEEEDWTADRVQENLDWARNAGRRIVQAVAFEGEALVGFTQIEVSANSPTLGYQQDTLVLREARGNGLGLRLKATAALALMDELPQVTTVRTWNAHDNRHMLAVNADLGYVRTGVLQVWEKTLG
- a CDS encoding glycine--tRNA ligase, with the protein product MLTVQEALLTLQKFWTDRGCMVVQPYNTEVGAGTMNPATVMRVLGPEPWRVAYVEPSVRPDDSRYGENPNRLQTHTQFQVILKPDPGNPQELYLESLRALGIDLDAHDVRFVEDNWQQPAIGAWGLGWEVWLDGMEVTQFTYFQQVVGQNLEPISVELTYGIERIMMALQGVSHFKDMQYAPGISYGEVFGQNEFEMSKYYLDTADVQTNRDLFERYTAEAGKLIEARLPVPAWTYVLKSSHAFNVLDSRGAVSTTERARSFSLMRKLAREAGALWTDRRAELGHPLLKGEAPQMVIGQAVMPPSEGETSAAKVSSDQPQTFAFEVGVEELPPHVVGQAIEQVRTGVTDGLAASRLEYGDITVVGTPRRIVATVASVSAHEPDAETLRKGPKVAAAFDADGNPTKACEGFARGQKVDVADLVRAEFDGAEHVAVKVQQPGRDVLGVLGGIVEAVVGSLRADKNMRWADPELTYSRPVRWLVALWGADLVPAQISQLRTGRTTYVHRTDPNALVPVASADELTALLGDKGIVLDPEARRASVVEQATRLAESVGGTVDFEAESALVDEITNLVEQPHGILGGFEERYLRVPEQILTTVMRKHQRYLPVRDASGALMPYFITMANGDCDDDVVRGGNESVLRARYEDAAFFYDADLQVDLTELRAGISKLTFEDRLGSMADRSDRIKDVAAALAETIDLDASGRETLSRAGELAKFDLSSQMVVELSSLAGFMAKEYAAKAGETPEVASALWEMELPRTTGGPLPTSVPGALLALADRFDLLTAMFAIGAKPTGSSDPFALRRAALGVASILRGVDGVGAITISAGLAAAAARLRTQGVDVSDESVAAAQEFVEGRFHQQLRDEGISAGLVDAVAPLADAPGKAELALKDIEAVRATDGFAPLVEVTQRITRIVPAGTTGAYDRSVLVEDTEKALADRVDALPDHAGDGLVDWLADAKAIVDPANTFFDEILVMADDEALKAARLGLLQTIVDRAPKGIDWKALHAAL